A window of the Candidatus Tisiphia endosymbiont of Dascillus cervinus genome harbors these coding sequences:
- a CDS encoding IS982 family transposase, with the protein MKKDFTAIYCFVDDFIKNLENNLPTINSSKFKPGVSNYLSISEVLTILIGYYDSYCDCFKHYYKQVILHNYTEDFKLVSYEHFTKLIGRSMPYLAILLNHLLAECTGLSFVDATGIAVCKNYRISSHKVFKGIAARGKTTKGWFYGLKLHLIIDSEGNLIKVSFSSGNKDDRKGLKGMIFGIYGKVFGDRGYISKELFDDLYDKGIQLITRVKKNMKNILIPIIDKVMLLKRTLIETVIGKLKFLDKLEHSRHRSVTNAFSHMLSCLINYQLLENKPSIKTLLPIELFDIQN; encoded by the coding sequence ATGAAAAAAGATTTTACCGCAATTTACTGTTTTGTCGACGATTTTATAAAGAATTTGGAAAATAATTTGCCTACAATTAATAGTAGTAAATTTAAACCTGGTGTAAGTAATTATTTATCAATAAGCGAAGTATTAACCATATTAATTGGTTACTATGATTCATATTGTGATTGTTTTAAGCATTATTACAAACAAGTAATCTTACATAATTATACAGAAGATTTTAAACTTGTTAGTTATGAACATTTTACTAAATTGATAGGTAGAAGTATGCCTTATTTAGCAATATTACTGAATCATTTGCTTGCTGAATGCACAGGTCTGTCTTTTGTAGATGCTACAGGTATAGCCGTATGTAAGAATTATCGTATAAGTTCACATAAGGTTTTTAAAGGAATAGCGGCAAGAGGAAAAACCACTAAGGGGTGGTTTTATGGACTAAAGTTACATTTAATCATAGATTCCGAAGGTAATCTGATAAAGGTATCTTTCAGCAGTGGTAATAAGGATGATAGGAAAGGACTTAAAGGAATGATATTTGGTATATATGGCAAAGTTTTTGGCGATCGCGGTTATATATCTAAAGAATTATTTGATGATTTGTATGACAAAGGCATCCAACTTATTACTCGGGTTAAAAAGAATATGAAAAATATATTAATCCCTATTATAGATAAGGTTATGTTGCTCAAAAGAACTCTGATAGAAACCGTAATAGGCAAACTTAAATTTCTTGATAAGTTAGAGCATTCTAGACATAGATCAGTTACAAATGCATTTAGTCATATGCTATCCTGCCTAATCAATTATCAGTTGCTAGAAAACAAACCTTCTATCAAAACTTTGCTTCCTATAGAACTTTTTGATATACAAAATTAA
- a CDS encoding nucleoside triphosphate pyrophosphohydrolase, with amino-acid sequence MTKLVRDLVPQIILKSGRIPVFRIAELAEYKQLLRQKLSEEVEEFLESESIEEIADIIEVLEAICNSNSYKLKDILNIKKHKKNTNGAFDNKIVLEKITIKT; translated from the coding sequence ATGACAAAATTAGTGAGAGATTTAGTTCCGCAAATTATCTTAAAATCTGGTCGAATACCAGTCTTTCGTATTGCAGAATTGGCTGAGTATAAACAATTATTAAGACAGAAACTTTCTGAAGAGGTAGAAGAATTTTTAGAAAGTGAATCTATCGAAGAAATTGCTGATATCATAGAAGTACTTGAGGCAATATGTAATAGCAACTCTTATAAATTAAAGGATATACTAAACATTAAAAAGCACAAAAAAAATACCAATGGTGCTTTTGACAATAAAATAGTTTTAGAAAAAATAACCATAAAAACCTAA
- a CDS encoding PD-(D/E)XK nuclease family protein produces the protein MNMHGKVQENGIIVYESVIEGSGNGQESKEIDQKGALDILDPAPKQDDIEGSRNDIEDWIPNLFLINKITKNTKQNYSVNSPLIVNDHLKYGKIFHKILEDATKINDFSMMNKHPFIHKLPTTLQEKIHSNIDKLLNNIEFMALISQELKTEVTIGTTLNDEVKIGRIDLLAIDTGKITIIDYKSDAGSPKTCQLVKESYIDQLNFYRHIVAKLYPNNEIICKILWLENANFMTIG, from the coding sequence ATGAATATGCACGGGAAGGTACAGGAAAATGGTATTATAGTTTATGAATCAGTTATTGAAGGAAGTGGAAATGGGCAGGAATCTAAAGAAATAGACCAAAAAGGTGCTTTAGATATTCTAGATCCCGCACCAAAGCAGGATGACATTGAAGGCAGCCGGAATGACATTGAAGATTGGATACCAAACCTTTTTTTAATTAATAAAATCACCAAAAATACAAAGCAAAATTATTCAGTCAATTCTCCTCTTATAGTTAATGATCATTTGAAATATGGTAAGATATTTCATAAAATTCTAGAAGATGCCACAAAGATCAATGATTTTTCTATGATGAATAAACATCCGTTTATTCACAAGTTACCAACAACTCTGCAAGAAAAGATTCATAGCAATATTGATAAATTACTGAATAATATAGAATTTATGGCACTTATTTCCCAAGAGCTAAAAACTGAAGTGACGATAGGGACAACTCTAAATGATGAGGTTAAGATAGGAAGAATTGATTTACTTGCCATTGATACGGGAAAAATAACCATTATTGATTATAAATCCGATGCTGGGTCACCTAAAACCTGTCAATTAGTTAAGGAATCTTATATTGATCAGTTGAATTTTTACCGACATATAGTAGCAAAACTATATCCTAACAATGAAATTATTTGCAAAATTTTATGGCTAGAAAATGCCAATTTTATGACGATTGGTTAA